One window of the Methanocaldococcus vulcanius M7 genome contains the following:
- the larE gene encoding ATP-dependent sacrificial sulfur transferase LarE: MSKNLEKIRKYLKDHFFKKRVIISYSGGIDSLLLSILLSEVAEVLCIFIKTPYISNWALKNAIKNANQFNLKLKIINVNKMVENREERCYYCKKMFYNILSREKDVNEYDLIVDGTNYDDLFDNRPGLKAKNEFKIRSPFAELKIRKKEILKIANELNISIPPKETCLLTRFEYNRKISISDLKKIEELEEFLRNYVKGAIRVRDYKNLAIIEIEDDLNDIINKKEEIIRKFKSYRFKKVCINLEGYKSY, translated from the coding sequence ATGTCAAAAAACCTTGAAAAGATAAGAAAATATTTAAAAGATCATTTTTTTAAAAAACGAGTTATTATTTCTTATTCTGGAGGGATAGACAGTTTACTCCTTTCTATTCTTCTATCTGAAGTTGCAGAAGTATTATGTATTTTTATAAAAACGCCATACATCTCAAACTGGGCTTTAAAAAATGCAATTAAAAATGCAAATCAATTTAATTTAAAACTTAAAATTATAAATGTTAATAAGATGGTTGAAAACAGGGAGGAGAGGTGTTATTATTGTAAAAAGATGTTTTATAATATATTGAGTAGGGAAAAAGATGTTAATGAATATGATCTAATTGTTGATGGAACTAATTATGATGATCTCTTTGACAATAGACCAGGATTGAAAGCTAAAAATGAATTCAAAATTAGATCTCCATTTGCAGAATTAAAAATAAGAAAAAAAGAGATTTTAAAGATTGCCAACGAGTTAAATATATCCATACCTCCAAAAGAGACATGTCTGCTAACAAGATTTGAATATAATAGAAAAATATCAATTAGCGATCTAAAAAAGATTGAGGAATTAGAAGAATTTTTAAGAAATTATGTAAAGGGAGCTATAAGAGTTAGGGACTATAAAAATTTGGCTATTATTGAGATTGAAGATGATTTAAACGATATAATTAATAAAAAAGAAGAAATTATTAGAAAATTTAAAAGTTATAGGTTTAAAAAAGTATGTATAAATTTAGAGGGTTATAAAAGTTATTGA
- the nrdD gene encoding anaerobic ribonucleoside-triphosphate reductase, producing the protein MISVKNFSEEKLKLQIIKRDGREEKFNINKLVKSLINSGVNYGDLENILSEIYTKVYNGMSTEELKNIVYDILKRTDPKIAENYKNKVILKVRTSEKEFEPFDKEKIVKALVKEAGADKKIAQKIADEVELELKKLNVKYLTAPMIREIVNAKLLEYGFEELRHKHTRLGMPIYDITKLLKMGSRENANLMYNPESIHKWVADETMKQYALLAIFPKHIADAHIKGDIHLHDLEYAATRPVCLQHDLRPFFMHGLKVDGTGLHTCVSKPAKHPEVAIQHAAKVMMAAQTNMSGGQSIDEFNVWLAPYVRGLSYERIKQLMQMFIYEMNQMYVSRGGQCVFSSINLELEIPEFLRDKPAVIAGTTRGTYGDYEEEAKLILEALVDVMMEGDAMGKPFIFPNFIIKLRDNAFSNENEELMVKIHELSAKFGIPYFINMLPDWQVVNTNSMGCRTRLSGNWTGDAEIDTLRTGNMQWYSLNLPRIAYEASGDDDRLFEILHERLELVKEALLIKHEVTLERLYVDKMLSFLTQEFDDGQYYRYENTTKTFGFVGLNEMLKFHLGEELHDSKEAVKFGEKVIGYMRDYADRLKEETGLRWTVTQTPAESLAGRMAKLDYKYFRDQAKTVVRGDLNDVNTLYYTNSSHVRVDAPITLGEKVRIEEKFHPLCNGGHIMHVWNMEAAADPEVLMDITKKITRTNIGYWTYTKNLSVCNKCGLSVGGLRDKCVNCGSENVAKFSRITGYLQNVANWNKAKQKELIDRKMLRI; encoded by the coding sequence ATGATAAGTGTTAAGAATTTTTCCGAAGAAAAATTAAAACTTCAAATAATAAAAAGAGATGGGCGAGAAGAGAAATTTAATATAAACAAATTAGTGAAATCTCTAATAAACAGCGGAGTAAATTATGGAGATCTGGAAAATATACTATCTGAAATATATACAAAAGTTTACAATGGAATGTCTACTGAAGAGCTAAAAAATATTGTTTATGACATATTAAAAAGAACAGATCCGAAAATAGCTGAAAACTATAAAAATAAAGTAATTTTAAAAGTTAGAACTTCAGAAAAGGAGTTTGAGCCATTTGATAAAGAGAAGATAGTTAAGGCATTAGTAAAAGAGGCAGGAGCAGATAAAAAAATAGCTCAAAAAATAGCTGATGAAGTTGAGTTAGAGTTGAAAAAACTTAATGTGAAATATTTAACTGCTCCAATGATTAGAGAGATTGTTAATGCGAAACTGTTAGAGTATGGGTTTGAAGAGTTAAGGCATAAACACACAAGATTAGGAATGCCTATTTATGATATAACAAAACTGTTAAAAATGGGTTCGAGAGAGAATGCTAACTTAATGTATAATCCAGAATCAATTCATAAGTGGGTTGCTGATGAAACAATGAAGCAATATGCTTTATTAGCAATCTTTCCGAAACATATTGCTGATGCTCATATAAAGGGAGATATACACCTGCATGATTTAGAGTATGCTGCAACAAGGCCTGTTTGTTTGCAACATGATTTAAGACCCTTCTTTATGCATGGGTTGAAAGTGGATGGGACTGGATTGCATACTTGTGTTTCAAAACCAGCTAAGCATCCTGAAGTTGCTATACAGCATGCTGCAAAAGTTATGATGGCAGCACAAACCAACATGAGTGGGGGGCAGAGTATTGATGAGTTTAATGTTTGGTTAGCTCCTTATGTCAGGGGATTGAGTTATGAGAGGATAAAGCAGTTAATGCAGATGTTTATTTATGAGATGAATCAGATGTATGTTAGTAGGGGAGGGCAGTGTGTTTTTAGTAGTATAAACTTGGAGTTGGAAATTCCAGAGTTTTTGAGGGATAAGCCAGCAGTAATAGCTGGAACAACGAGAGGAACTTATGGGGATTATGAGGAGGAGGCAAAGTTGATTTTGGAAGCGTTGGTTGATGTGATGATGGAAGGGGATGCGATGGGTAAACCGTTTATCTTTCCGAATTTTATAATTAAGTTGAGGGATAATGCTTTTAGTAATGAGAATGAGGAGTTAATGGTTAAGATTCATGAGTTGTCTGCTAAGTTTGGTATTCCTTATTTTATAAATATGCTTCCTGATTGGCAGGTTGTTAATACTAACAGTATGGGTTGCAGAACTCGTTTAAGTGGGAATTGGACTGGGGATGCTGAGATAGACACTTTAAGAACTGGAAATATGCAGTGGTATTCTCTAAATTTACCAAGGATCGCTTATGAGGCGAGTGGGGATGATGATAGGTTGTTTGAAATTTTACATGAGAGGTTGGAGTTGGTTAAGGAGGCGTTATTAATAAAGCATGAGGTTACTTTGGAGAGGTTGTATGTTGATAAGATGCTTTCATTCTTAACGCAGGAGTTTGATGATGGGCAGTATTATAGGTATGAGAATACAACCAAAACGTTTGGGTTTGTTGGGTTGAATGAGATGCTTAAATTTCACTTGGGGGAGGAGTTGCATGATTCAAAAGAGGCGGTTAAGTTTGGTGAAAAGGTTATTGGCTACATGAGGGATTATGCTGATAGGTTGAAGGAAGAAACTGGCCTGAGGTGGACTGTCACACAAACACCAGCTGAGAGTTTAGCAGGAAGAATGGCGAAATTGGATTATAAATACTTTAGAGATCAAGCTAAGACCGTTGTTAGGGGAGATTTAAACGATGTAAATACTTTGTATTATACAAACTCATCTCATGTTAGGGTTGATGCTCCAATAACGTTGGGAGAGAAGGTTAGGATTGAGGAGAAGTTTCATCCTTTATGTAATGGTGGGCATATAATGCATGTGTGGAATATGGAGGCGGCGGCAGATCCAGAAGTGTTAATGGACATAACTAAGAAAATAACAAGAACTAACATTGGTTATTGGACGTATACAAAGAATTTGAGTGTTTGTAATAAGTGTGGGTTGAGTGTTGGTGGTTTGAGAGACAAGTGTGTAAACTGCGGTTCTGAAAATGTGGCTAAATTTAGTAGGATTACTGGCTATTTACAAAACGTAGCCAACTGGAACAAAGCAAAACAGAAAGAATTAATCGATAGAAAAATGCTAAGAATTTAA
- the prf1 gene encoding peptide chain release factor aRF-1, which produces MASSDSKQTYLFKKMIKELKTKKGKGTELISLYIPAGRRISDVAQHLREEMSQASNIKSKSTRKNVQSAIEAILQRLKLLKEPLEKGVVIFAGMIPRGGPGTEKMETYVIEPPEPIKTYVYRCDSEFYLEPLESFLEDKDVYGIILVDRNEATIALVKGRNINVLKKLTSGVPGKFKAGGQSARRLERLIDLAAHEFLQRVGEKANEQFLPLLQEKKLRGILVGGPGHTKNEFVEGDYLHHELKKLVLDTYDLCYTEEFGIRELLEKAAPLLKDVELMKEREVVQRFLKELIKEDGGLACYGEKEVLEALMMGAVDTLIVSEELEKYKVKIACNNCDYLEEKTVDKIELMKLEEEIKNAQCPKCGGALSIVEEKDYIEYLSELCEQSGTKLLTVSSETEEGAMILNAFKGIAAILRYKIHQ; this is translated from the coding sequence ATGGCATCAAGCGATTCAAAACAGACATATTTATTTAAAAAGATGATAAAAGAATTAAAAACTAAAAAAGGTAAAGGGACTGAACTTATTAGTTTATATATTCCCGCAGGTAGGAGAATATCTGACGTAGCCCAACATTTAAGAGAGGAGATGTCTCAGGCCTCAAATATTAAAAGTAAAAGCACAAGAAAAAATGTCCAATCGGCAATAGAAGCGATATTGCAGAGATTAAAACTATTGAAGGAGCCACTCGAAAAAGGTGTGGTGATCTTTGCAGGAATGATCCCAAGAGGAGGTCCTGGAACTGAAAAAATGGAGACGTATGTTATAGAGCCACCAGAACCAATAAAGACATATGTTTATAGATGTGATTCTGAATTTTATTTAGAGCCATTAGAAAGCTTTTTAGAAGATAAAGATGTTTATGGAATAATATTAGTTGATAGAAATGAAGCAACAATTGCATTAGTTAAAGGAAGAAACATAAACGTATTAAAAAAGTTGACAAGTGGAGTTCCAGGAAAGTTTAAAGCAGGAGGGCAATCAGCGAGAAGATTAGAACGACTTATTGACTTAGCAGCACATGAGTTCCTGCAAAGAGTTGGAGAAAAAGCTAATGAACAGTTTCTTCCTTTATTGCAGGAAAAAAAACTTAGGGGAATTTTAGTTGGAGGCCCGGGTCATACTAAAAACGAGTTTGTTGAAGGGGACTATCTCCATCATGAACTAAAAAAACTTGTTTTAGACACTTACGATCTCTGCTACACTGAGGAATTTGGAATTAGGGAATTACTCGAAAAGGCAGCCCCACTTTTAAAGGATGTAGAGTTGATGAAAGAGAGAGAAGTTGTCCAAAGATTTTTAAAAGAGCTTATAAAAGAGGATGGAGGATTAGCTTGTTATGGGGAAAAAGAGGTGTTAGAAGCGTTAATGATGGGAGCTGTTGATACTTTGATAGTTTCCGAAGAGTTAGAGAAGTATAAAGTAAAAATAGCATGCAACAATTGCGATTATTTAGAAGAAAAAACAGTGGATAAAATTGAGCTTATGAAATTAGAGGAAGAAATAAAAAATGCTCAATGTCCAAAATGTGGAGGGGCTTTAAGTATTGTTGAAGAAAAGGACTATATAGAATACCTCTCAGAGTTGTGTGAGCAGAGTGGGACTAAACTTTTAACTGTTTCTTCAGAGACCGAAGAGGGGGCTATGATTTTAAATGCATTTAAGGGAATAGCTGCTATATTGAGATATAAAATCCATCAATAA
- a CDS encoding class III signal peptide-containing protein — MFRFRKRGQISLEFSLLFLGVLVALIVAVGYPGMFGLKKTVEISSMSLAHAAVSKMKQTIDLVEIADEGTVRTVYIKSPPGTWGANGNILYLYRDSGGIKYNITAKCNINLKILGNATVPYAKIITVEVKKVNSSQVNITIS; from the coding sequence ATGTTTAGATTTAGAAAAAGAGGACAAATTTCCTTAGAATTTTCACTTCTGTTTTTAGGAGTGTTAGTTGCTCTTATAGTTGCTGTTGGTTATCCAGGAATGTTCGGTTTAAAAAAGACCGTAGAAATTTCATCTATGAGTTTAGCACATGCTGCCGTTTCTAAGATGAAACAGACCATTGATCTCGTAGAGATAGCCGATGAAGGCACTGTAAGGACAGTTTACATAAAATCTCCTCCTGGAACTTGGGGTGCTAATGGAAATATTCTTTATCTTTATAGGGATAGTGGTGGAATAAAATACAATATAACTGCTAAATGTAATATAAACTTAAAGATTCTTGGAAATGCAACCGTGCCATATGCAAAAATAATAACTGTTGAAGTTAAAAAAGTAAATTCTTCACAAGTTAATATTACAATATCTTAA
- the moaA gene encoding GTP 3',8-cyclase MoaA, which translates to MKDRFGREIRSLRVSITNKCNLKCFYCHQEGHLSNNNRSMTAEEIGKIVRTSTKFGVKKVKISGGEPLLRKDVCDIIKNIKDERIKDISLTTNGILLENLAENLKNSGLDRVNVSLDTLNPFLYKKITRFGDVNRVISGIKKAVDVDLTPIKINFLATSINISDLKNIMEFCKDVGAILQIIEFIPLNKDLKKYYVDITPIENEIKEKADKIITRKFMQNRKKYIIDGLEIEFVRPMDNTEFCLHCTRIRLTYDGYLKPCLLRDDNLVDILTPLRKGDDLEKYFIECIKRREPYFKLSRGI; encoded by the coding sequence ATGAAAGACAGATTTGGAAGAGAGATAAGATCGCTCAGAGTGTCAATAACAAACAAATGCAATTTAAAATGCTTTTACTGCCATCAAGAAGGCCATCTATCAAACAACAACCGATCTATGACTGCTGAAGAGATCGGAAAGATAGTAAGAACATCCACAAAATTTGGAGTAAAAAAAGTAAAAATTTCTGGAGGAGAGCCACTATTACGAAAAGACGTTTGTGATATTATTAAAAATATCAAAGATGAAAGAATAAAAGATATATCTTTAACAACTAATGGAATTTTATTGGAAAATCTTGCTGAAAATCTCAAAAATTCTGGATTGGATAGAGTAAACGTCAGTTTAGACACATTAAATCCTTTTTTATATAAAAAAATTACGAGATTTGGAGATGTAAATCGTGTGATAAGTGGAATAAAAAAGGCAGTAGATGTAGATCTAACACCAATAAAAATAAATTTCTTAGCAACAAGCATAAATATCTCTGATCTAAAAAATATAATGGAATTTTGTAAAGATGTTGGGGCAATTTTGCAGATAATCGAATTTATTCCATTAAACAAAGATCTAAAAAAATATTATGTTGATATAACACCAATAGAGAACGAAATCAAAGAAAAAGCAGATAAAATAATTACAAGAAAATTCATGCAAAATAGAAAAAAATACATTATTGATGGCTTAGAAATAGAATTTGTTAGACCCATGGATAACACAGAGTTTTGTTTACACTGCACAAGAATAAGGTTAACTTATGATGGATATTTAAAACCATGTTTATTAAGAGATGACAATTTAGTCGATATTTTAACCCCTTTGAGGAAAGGAGACGATTTAGAAAAATATTTTATCGAATGTATAAAGAGAAGAGAGCCGTATTTTAAATTAAGCAGAGGTATTTAA
- a CDS encoding peptidylprolyl isomerase, which translates to MVEKGKMVKISYEGYVDGKLFDTTNEELAKKEGIYSPNMVYGPATIFVGEGQVLPGLDELLLEMDVGEEREVVLPPEKAFGKRDPSKIKLIPMSEFKKRGIKPFKGMVITIDGVPGKVVSINSGRVLVDFNHELAGREVKYKIKIEEVIDDKKDIVKEIIKMYVPRLDNVKVSIRNGTVKIELPEFAPFIPNIQTAKMAIANEILKRLQDVEKVSFVETFERKKTEE; encoded by the coding sequence ATGGTAGAAAAAGGAAAAATGGTAAAAATAAGTTATGAAGGATACGTAGATGGGAAATTATTTGATACAACAAATGAAGAACTTGCTAAGAAAGAAGGAATTTACAGTCCTAATATGGTATATGGGCCTGCAACAATATTTGTAGGAGAAGGGCAAGTTCTTCCCGGATTAGATGAGTTATTGTTAGAAATGGATGTTGGAGAAGAGAGAGAAGTTGTTCTTCCACCAGAAAAAGCATTTGGTAAAAGGGATCCATCTAAGATAAAACTAATTCCAATGTCTGAGTTTAAAAAGAGAGGAATCAAACCATTTAAGGGCATGGTTATAACGATTGATGGAGTTCCTGGAAAGGTTGTAAGCATTAACAGCGGGAGAGTGTTGGTTGACTTTAACCATGAATTGGCAGGTAGGGAAGTCAAATATAAAATAAAAATTGAAGAAGTTATCGATGACAAGAAGGATATTGTTAAAGAAATAATAAAAATGTATGTTCCAAGATTAGATAACGTAAAAGTGAGTATAAGAAACGGGACAGTTAAAATTGAACTTCCAGAATTTGCTCCATTTATTCCAAATATCCAAACGGCTAAAATGGCTATTGCCAATGAAATACTAAAAAGATTACAAGACGTTGAGAAAGTTAGCTTCGTTGAGACATTTGAAAGAAAAAAGACAGAAGAATAA
- a CDS encoding SPFH domain-containing protein — protein MSWFWIILGIIALFIIVKAVVIVKQYEGGLIFRLGKVIGKLKPGINIIIPFLDVPVKVDMRTRVTDIPPQEMITKDNAVVKVDAVVYYRVIDVEKALLEVEDYEYAIINLAQTTLRAIIGSMELDEVLNKREYINSKLLEILDRETDSWGVRIEKVEVKEIDPPEDIKNAMAQQMKAERLKRAAILEAEGEKQSRILKAQGIAESLKIEAEGQAKAIQIVAEAARQYFKDEAQLYKALEVANNVLKDNSKYVISENILDVVKNLIKKDK, from the coding sequence ATGTCTTGGTTTTGGATTATTTTGGGAATAATTGCCCTTTTTATAATAGTAAAAGCTGTCGTTATTGTTAAGCAGTATGAAGGAGGTCTTATATTTAGATTAGGTAAAGTTATAGGAAAGTTAAAGCCAGGAATTAATATTATAATCCCATTTTTAGATGTTCCTGTTAAAGTAGATATGAGAACAAGGGTTACAGATATTCCTCCGCAAGAGATGATTACAAAAGATAATGCAGTGGTTAAGGTAGATGCAGTAGTTTATTATAGGGTTATAGATGTCGAAAAAGCACTTTTGGAGGTCGAAGATTACGAATATGCAATAATAAATTTAGCACAAACAACATTGAGGGCAATAATTGGAAGTATGGAGTTAGATGAAGTTTTAAACAAAAGAGAGTATATAAATTCAAAATTATTGGAGATATTAGATAGAGAGACGGATTCATGGGGAGTTAGGATTGAGAAAGTTGAAGTTAAAGAAATAGATCCTCCGGAGGATATTAAAAATGCAATGGCTCAACAGATGAAAGCAGAAAGATTGAAAAGAGCGGCAATATTGGAAGCAGAGGGAGAAAAGCAAAGTAGGATTTTAAAGGCACAAGGAATCGCTGAGAGTTTGAAAATTGAGGCAGAGGGTCAGGCAAAGGCAATACAGATAGTTGCAGAAGCAGCAAGGCAATACTTTAAAGATGAAGCTCAATTGTATAAAGCATTAGAAGTGGCAAATAATGTTTTAAAAGATAATTCTAAGTATGTAATCTCTGAGAATATTTTGGATGTTGTTAAAAACCTTATTAAAAAAGATAAATAA
- a CDS encoding single-stranded-DNA-specific exonuclease RecJ, whose protein sequence is MEKLKEMEEVVKAIKEKILNHNGYIRVITHHDTDGLSSGGILVKMLLRTNKLFHLTVVEHLSKEVIEKLAKENEVNKPLFIFADMGSGQIEEIMKNNFNAIILDHHPPKIKESFLGDIIQLNPHIFGIDGAKEITASGVCYLVAREFGYYDLSVLAIVGIIGDMQYSPLLGLNKFIVNEAREYRFVKIVNDIVYNIYDVEMYKAIAYCTKPYIPDLASESKAFKFLKEIGIDPNKKYLDESERKKLLSSILFRYPKIDNLTVNRFIIEHKVKDAFLMSEMLNAVGRNGLFAVGIGICLEDEECINIGKNILWKYKKNLINELKSVKLESLKNILYFEGKKGMIGIIASILADEKPVIGYHIEGDIAKFSARGNRDLVNRGLNLSVAMAVAEEFGGTGGGHNVASGAVVPKDKIMDFLKRVDEIIGEQLNSKKNQ, encoded by the coding sequence ATGGAGAAACTTAAAGAGATGGAAGAAGTTGTTAAAGCCATAAAGGAGAAAATATTAAACCATAATGGTTATATCAGAGTTATAACTCATCACGATACAGATGGATTAAGTAGTGGGGGAATATTGGTTAAAATGTTATTAAGGACGAACAAATTATTTCATTTAACTGTTGTTGAACATCTATCAAAAGAGGTTATTGAAAAATTGGCTAAGGAAAATGAAGTAAATAAGCCCCTTTTTATATTTGCAGATATGGGAAGTGGACAGATAGAAGAGATAATGAAGAATAATTTTAATGCTATAATTTTGGATCATCATCCTCCAAAGATAAAAGAGAGTTTTTTAGGAGATATTATCCAACTAAATCCTCACATTTTTGGAATTGATGGAGCCAAGGAGATAACTGCAAGCGGGGTCTGTTATTTAGTAGCGAGGGAATTTGGTTATTATGACCTAAGTGTTTTAGCAATAGTTGGGATTATTGGAGATATGCAATACTCTCCTCTTTTAGGTTTAAATAAATTTATAGTGAATGAGGCAAGAGAGTATAGATTTGTAAAGATCGTTAATGATATAGTTTATAATATATATGATGTTGAGATGTATAAAGCGATTGCATATTGCACAAAGCCATATATTCCAGATCTTGCATCAGAAAGCAAAGCATTTAAATTCTTGAAAGAAATTGGAATAGACCCCAATAAGAAGTATTTGGACGAATCTGAAAGAAAAAAATTATTATCTTCAATTCTATTTAGATACCCAAAAATTGATAATTTAACTGTTAATAGGTTTATAATTGAACATAAAGTAAAAGATGCATTTTTAATGTCAGAGATGTTAAATGCCGTTGGTAGAAATGGGCTTTTTGCAGTTGGAATAGGTATTTGTTTGGAAGATGAAGAATGCATAAATATCGGTAAAAATATCTTATGGAAATATAAGAAAAACTTAATTAATGAGTTAAAAAGTGTTAAATTAGAGAGTTTAAAGAACATACTCTATTTTGAAGGAAAAAAGGGAATGATTGGAATAATCGCCTCAATACTGGCAGATGAAAAACCAGTTATTGGTTATCATATCGAGGGAGATATTGCCAAATTTTCTGCAAGAGGGAATAGGGATTTGGTAAATAGAGGTTTAAATCTAAGTGTTGCGATGGCAGTAGCTGAGGAATTTGGCGGAACCGGAGGAGGACATAATGTTGCATCAGGAGCTGTTGTTCCAAAAGATAAAATTATGGATTTTTTGAAAAGAGTAGATGAAATTATAGGAGAGCAATTAAATTCTAAGAAAAATCAATAG
- a CDS encoding NfeD family protein: MEIGYVFILSGFLIIALEVVIPGLYFPAWGIALVVYGVFLLLFPQYAFVSAIVAGFLTVICLYKFVYSSGKDIKVGAERFIGMIGRAIEDFKENGYGRIEVENQVWQAKSKDKIKRGDKVKIVGVEGVSLIVQKVSEG, translated from the coding sequence ATGGAAATTGGCTATGTGTTTATATTGTCAGGATTTTTGATAATCGCATTAGAGGTGGTTATTCCAGGTCTGTATTTTCCTGCCTGGGGTATAGCTTTGGTTGTATATGGTGTTTTCTTATTGTTATTTCCACAGTATGCATTTGTATCTGCAATAGTTGCAGGTTTTTTGACAGTTATATGCCTATATAAGTTTGTATATTCCTCTGGAAAGGATATAAAAGTTGGTGCCGAGCGTTTTATTGGAATGATTGGAAGAGCAATTGAAGATTTTAAAGAGAATGGCTATGGGAGAATAGAAGTGGAGAACCAAGTATGGCAAGCAAAATCAAAGGATAAAATAAAGCGAGGAGATAAAGTTAAGATTGTTGGAGTTGAAGGGGTTTCTTTAATTGTTCAAAAAGTTAGTGAGGGATGA